From a single Labrenzia sp. PHM005 genomic region:
- the pcaG gene encoding protocatechuate 3,4-dioxygenase subunit alpha: MRQTLDYLKETPSQTAGPYVHIGLAPGAAGFDIYKQELGKDIAGPNAMGKRIRIEGRVIDGMGSPIKDVMLEAWQANAAGIYAHPEHPGAVEDGFRGWGRVITDFNTGDWGFDTIKPGAVTDQNGRTMAPHISLWIVARGINVGLQTRLYFSDEEASNAADPVLNLIEWERRRQTLIAARTEQDGKPVYRFDIKLQGEDETVFFDI; the protein is encoded by the coding sequence ATGCGCCAGACACTGGACTATCTCAAAGAAACACCGTCTCAGACGGCAGGACCCTATGTGCATATCGGCCTGGCACCAGGGGCAGCCGGATTTGACATCTACAAGCAGGAACTCGGCAAAGACATCGCTGGACCGAATGCCATGGGCAAGCGCATCCGGATTGAAGGCCGGGTGATCGACGGCATGGGTTCACCCATCAAGGACGTGATGCTGGAAGCCTGGCAAGCGAATGCGGCCGGTATTTACGCGCATCCGGAACATCCAGGTGCTGTTGAAGATGGATTTCGCGGCTGGGGCCGGGTCATCACGGATTTCAACACCGGCGACTGGGGTTTTGACACCATCAAACCGGGCGCCGTGACGGATCAGAATGGCCGCACCATGGCGCCGCATATCAGCCTTTGGATCGTCGCGCGCGGCATCAATGTCGGTTTGCAGACCCGGCTTTATTTTTCCGATGAAGAAGCTTCCAATGCAGCGGATCCCGTGCTCAACCTGATAGAGTGGGAACGGCGCCGTCAAACACTGATCGCTGCACGGACAGAACAAGACGGTAAACCTGTCTACCGGTTCGATATCAAGCTGCAAGGCGAAGACGAGACGGTGTTTTTTGATATTTGA
- a CDS encoding lyase family protein — MPVSLFSSTVFSGLYSDNELGPLLDDTADIQHMIRFEQALAKVQGELSVIPMDAANKIVTALETCEIGPEELTAGTRSAGIPVPALVAHLRKIACEDAGTWLHWGATSQDVMDTGFILQAKSCLDVLEVRLGTLISTLETGSLRHADQLLAGRTRSQISTPITLGYRIAQWAHTLIDAEADLPSLRKKVLKIQFGGASGVNSAVAPDGQRIAEALAEELSLEVSPSWHTNRSGILALSGWLQTMSADLAKMAGDLILLGRSDIGEVASGTGGGSSTMPQKSNPVQAEAILTLNSSLLAAANGLSAAASPLEERDGARWPLEWAFLPQMLIACGAALRHAQSLADSLRPNPDRIAESFKNNPEIMAEAASFALARSGVPRTEAKDIVAAAAATNVSFEDTLRENAPDGIDWDSVLDPKSVIPACKDMSAQIFAKRTR; from the coding sequence ATGCCTGTTTCCCTGTTTTCCAGCACAGTTTTCTCGGGCCTTTATTCGGATAACGAACTCGGTCCACTGCTTGATGATACCGCTGACATCCAGCATATGATCCGTTTTGAGCAGGCCTTGGCGAAAGTACAAGGTGAGCTAAGCGTTATCCCAATGGACGCTGCGAACAAGATCGTGACTGCGCTGGAAACTTGCGAAATCGGCCCGGAAGAGCTGACTGCTGGCACGCGATCGGCTGGAATACCTGTTCCCGCTCTGGTCGCTCACTTGAGAAAGATTGCGTGCGAAGACGCCGGAACCTGGCTGCATTGGGGAGCAACCAGCCAGGACGTCATGGACACGGGCTTTATCCTGCAGGCAAAGAGCTGCCTGGATGTTTTGGAAGTGCGCCTCGGGACGCTGATCAGCACGCTGGAAACCGGAAGCCTGCGCCATGCGGACCAGCTTCTGGCCGGACGGACCCGATCTCAGATATCAACACCCATCACTCTCGGTTACCGGATCGCCCAATGGGCGCATACGCTGATTGATGCGGAAGCAGATCTGCCGTCTCTCCGGAAAAAAGTCCTGAAAATCCAATTTGGCGGTGCGTCTGGGGTGAACAGCGCGGTCGCACCTGACGGCCAACGCATTGCCGAAGCGCTCGCCGAGGAGCTGAGCCTGGAAGTCTCACCTTCCTGGCACACCAACCGCTCCGGCATATTGGCACTATCCGGGTGGCTGCAGACAATGTCGGCAGACCTTGCAAAAATGGCCGGAGATCTGATCCTTCTCGGGCGTTCGGACATTGGCGAAGTCGCATCCGGCACCGGAGGCGGCTCGTCGACCATGCCGCAGAAATCAAATCCTGTTCAGGCCGAAGCCATCCTGACCCTGAACAGCAGTCTATTGGCCGCAGCCAATGGGCTTTCGGCTGCGGCCAGTCCGCTTGAAGAACGGGACGGCGCTCGTTGGCCGCTGGAATGGGCTTTCCTGCCGCAAATGCTGATCGCCTGCGGTGCGGCGCTCCGCCATGCGCAATCTTTGGCCGACAGCTTGCGCCCGAACCCAGACCGGATTGCTGAAAGTTTCAAAAACAATCCGGAAATCATGGCGGAGGCAGCAAGCTTTGCGCTTGCCCGATCTGGTGTTCCGCGCACTGAAGCCAAAGACATCGTCGCAGCTGCTGCCGCCACAAACGTTTCTTTTGAAGATACTTTGCGCGAAAACGCTCCAGACGGAATCGATTGGGACAGTGTCCTGGACCCCAAGTCGGTGATCCCGGCCTGCAAAGACATGTCCGCTCAGATTTTTGCCAAGCGGACACGATAG
- a CDS encoding TRAP transporter substrate-binding protein — translation MDFKAVLGAALLAVGATSVSAADYEFNLHHFLSEKAPAHSKMLAPWAKQVEENSGGKIAIEIYPAMTLGGRPPELINQVRDGVVDLVWTVNGYTPGLFPRSEVFELPGVHKNDTAATNLALKELFESDLKDDYKGVEVMFLHVHAGQGIHMRDAEVRKVADLEGKKMRIPTRTGAWVIEALGASPVAMPVPELPPALQKGVIDGALIPWEIIPPLKIQEQTEYQIEGADKERFGTTVFQVSMNKDRWDSLPEDVQKAFRDASDAAWSKQVGDIWAGADDFGIGLAVKAGNKHITLTPEETAEFNAALEPVVGRWVEEVSGKGIDGEVLVDKARAAIAKNASN, via the coding sequence ATGGACTTTAAGGCGGTACTTGGCGCGGCGCTTTTAGCGGTTGGCGCGACATCGGTGAGCGCAGCGGATTATGAGTTCAATCTGCACCATTTCCTAAGTGAGAAAGCTCCGGCCCATTCCAAAATGCTGGCGCCCTGGGCCAAGCAAGTCGAGGAAAATTCCGGCGGTAAGATTGCGATTGAGATCTATCCGGCCATGACACTTGGCGGCCGCCCTCCGGAGCTGATCAACCAGGTCCGTGATGGTGTTGTCGATCTTGTCTGGACTGTGAACGGCTACACGCCGGGCCTCTTCCCGCGCTCGGAAGTTTTTGAACTGCCGGGTGTGCACAAGAACGACACCGCCGCGACCAACCTGGCTTTGAAAGAGCTTTTTGAGAGCGATCTCAAAGACGACTACAAGGGCGTTGAAGTGATGTTCCTCCATGTGCATGCCGGTCAGGGCATTCACATGCGCGATGCGGAAGTCAGAAAAGTTGCCGATCTTGAAGGCAAGAAGATGCGCATTCCGACCCGCACGGGTGCCTGGGTGATTGAGGCGCTGGGCGCGTCTCCGGTCGCCATGCCGGTTCCGGAACTGCCGCCAGCACTGCAAAAAGGTGTTATTGATGGGGCGCTGATCCCCTGGGAAATCATTCCGCCGCTGAAAATCCAGGAGCAAACCGAGTATCAGATTGAAGGCGCGGACAAGGAGCGTTTCGGCACCACCGTCTTCCAGGTCTCCATGAACAAAGACCGTTGGGACAGCCTGCCGGAGGATGTCCAAAAGGCGTTCCGCGATGCGTCTGATGCAGCCTGGTCCAAGCAGGTCGGCGACATCTGGGCTGGGGCCGACGATTTCGGCATTGGTTTGGCCGTCAAGGCCGGCAACAAGCACATCACGTTGACCCCAGAAGAAACTGCCGAATTCAATGCAGCGCTTGAGCCGGTTGTCGGCCGCTGGGTCGAAGAAGTTTCCGGTAAGGGCATCGATGGTGAAGTGCTGGTCGACAAGGCACGGGCCGCGATCGCGAAGAATGCGTCCAACTGA
- the pcaH gene encoding protocatechuate 3,4-dioxygenase subunit beta, with translation MKPGPYYQRDRQWQPPALTPDYKTSVSRSPQYSLISLETTVSEITGPVFGHNDIDPIDNDLLVNYAKPGESPIGERIILHGRVLDENAKPVPNTLVEIWQANAGGRYRHKKDTYLAPIDPNFGGCGRTLTDENGYYAFRTVKPGAYPWRNWVNNWRPAHVHMSIFGSAYAQRLITQCYFEGDPLIAKCPIVNSIPDSDAVDQLVAVLDLNATMPLDTIAYKFDIVLRGRRSTLFENRPEGN, from the coding sequence ATGAAACCAGGCCCCTACTATCAGCGCGACCGGCAATGGCAGCCGCCTGCGCTGACACCGGACTATAAAACCAGTGTCTCCCGGTCGCCGCAGTATTCACTGATCAGTCTGGAAACGACAGTCAGCGAAATCACGGGACCGGTCTTCGGGCATAACGACATCGATCCAATCGATAACGATCTCCTGGTGAACTACGCAAAACCAGGTGAAAGCCCGATCGGCGAACGCATCATTCTGCATGGCCGGGTTCTCGATGAAAATGCCAAACCGGTCCCAAACACCCTTGTGGAAATCTGGCAGGCCAATGCCGGCGGACGCTACCGGCACAAGAAGGACACCTATCTGGCGCCGATCGACCCGAACTTCGGTGGCTGCGGGCGCACTCTGACGGATGAGAACGGCTACTACGCCTTCCGGACGGTGAAGCCCGGTGCCTACCCCTGGCGCAACTGGGTCAACAACTGGCGCCCGGCGCACGTGCATATGTCGATCTTCGGCTCAGCCTACGCGCAGCGGCTGATCACCCAGTGTTATTTTGAGGGCGATCCGCTGATTGCCAAATGCCCGATTGTGAACTCCATTCCAGATTCCGATGCCGTGGACCAGCTGGTGGCCGTCCTGGATCTCAATGCGACCATGCCTCTCGACACTATCGCTTACAAATTCGACATTGTTCTGCGCGGCCGACGCTCGACATTGTTTGAAAACCGTCCGGAGGGCAACTGA
- a CDS encoding uroporphyrinogen-III synthase codes for MRLLVTRPQPDCKRTAGRLRALGHIADELPLLVFKPQPPEKFDLSNVSALAITSRRAVDVLVGHPQFPEMKTLPVFTVGDRTAEACRDVGFASVRSAESDVSGLASLILASKEETSGGAVLYPAAQERAGDLGELLETGGRRCQTVPVYRMEPVQDLPDTIAAALADGNYQGVLIFSRRTGETLSTLLKANGLGHIFSSLPVYAISGQAAGSLGDFGCIYTAKVPREDALIDLVLANC; via the coding sequence ATGCGTTTGCTTGTCACACGGCCGCAACCGGACTGCAAAAGAACGGCAGGCCGGCTGCGCGCCCTGGGGCATATTGCAGATGAACTGCCGCTTTTGGTTTTCAAACCTCAGCCTCCTGAGAAATTTGATCTTTCCAATGTCTCGGCCTTGGCAATTACCAGCCGCCGGGCCGTGGATGTTCTGGTGGGGCATCCCCAATTTCCGGAAATGAAAACTCTTCCAGTCTTTACGGTTGGAGACAGGACCGCAGAAGCCTGCCGGGACGTGGGCTTTGCAAGCGTCCGGTCTGCCGAATCGGATGTTTCAGGGCTTGCGTCGCTAATTCTGGCTTCCAAGGAAGAAACGAGCGGCGGTGCGGTGCTTTATCCGGCTGCTCAGGAGCGGGCCGGAGACCTTGGAGAGTTGTTGGAAACCGGTGGTCGTCGCTGCCAGACGGTGCCGGTCTACCGGATGGAACCGGTTCAGGACCTGCCGGACACAATTGCTGCCGCACTGGCAGATGGAAACTATCAAGGTGTGCTAATTTTTTCGCGCCGCACAGGTGAAACTCTAAGCACCCTGCTAAAGGCTAATGGTCTTGGCCATATTTTCTCCAGTTTGCCAGTCTACGCGATTTCTGGGCAGGCTGCGGGTTCTTTGGGCGATTTTGGATGCATATATACTGCAAAGGTTCCCCGGGAAGATGCACTCATCGATCTGGTCTTAGCTAATTGTTAA
- a CDS encoding heme biosynthesis protein HemY: MIRVLIFFALLFLATLGFAWMADLPGTIAVSWNGYVWEQPPVVVALVVGIALFAFLIAVWLIRVILKSPQIAGRFFKQRRKDKGYNALSQGLIALGTGNAKQARKHGLEADKLLGEEPATKLLLAQSAQLAGRDDEARQRFEEMLDDPATKPLGLHGLFIEAERHKEPVAARHYAEEAVKASPSLEWAGKAVLGYQAVAHHWDDALKSLERNYAAKLLDKKAYRRQRAVILTALALKLEDGGDPDRAFSLAKEAHGLALDLVPAAVVTARLATRRGDIRKASKVLEATWRLSPHAELAEAYAHVRTGDSAVDRLKRVKTLSSQRANTPEGAMAIAKAAMEAREFDEARAQLKKVLQSEPTRAAFLLMAELEDAETGDKGRMRDWLARAVKAPLDKAWIADGIVSAEWHAVSPLTGKLDAFQWAVPSGLQEDEGALLEDSLFEAPVLPSPSEATSPAASQETPVDVTPVKETAADAPKVVELEAEPKTETAPAEQPAEKDAPAPKAAPASAEAEVAAKEGYEGTTDDVRFAPALKDLPDSPAATSKPATPAPAEPAKDRETMEKKPDTTSASPEKAKETPVAKEPAEPAASKEKTAATDDLNRPIEFPLSRMPDDPGTDDKDGDGEDKPARPRFFN; the protein is encoded by the coding sequence ATGATCCGCGTCCTTATCTTTTTTGCACTGCTGTTCCTGGCCACCCTTGGGTTTGCCTGGATGGCGGATCTTCCTGGAACGATAGCTGTCAGCTGGAACGGTTATGTTTGGGAACAGCCGCCTGTGGTGGTAGCGCTTGTCGTCGGTATTGCACTCTTTGCCTTTCTGATTGCCGTCTGGTTGATCCGGGTCATTTTGAAATCACCGCAGATCGCGGGACGGTTTTTCAAACAGCGCCGCAAGGACAAAGGCTACAACGCGTTGTCGCAAGGGTTGATCGCTCTTGGCACCGGCAATGCCAAACAGGCCCGCAAGCATGGCCTGGAAGCCGACAAGCTCCTCGGTGAAGAGCCTGCAACAAAACTGCTGTTGGCGCAGTCCGCACAGCTGGCAGGTCGCGACGATGAGGCACGGCAACGGTTTGAAGAGATGTTAGATGATCCGGCGACCAAACCGCTGGGCCTGCACGGTTTGTTCATTGAAGCCGAGCGCCACAAAGAGCCGGTGGCGGCCCGCCACTACGCGGAAGAAGCGGTCAAAGCCTCGCCCAGCCTGGAATGGGCCGGCAAAGCGGTGCTTGGATATCAGGCAGTTGCCCACCATTGGGATGACGCGCTGAAAAGCCTTGAACGGAACTATGCCGCCAAGCTCTTGGATAAAAAGGCCTACCGCCGTCAGCGGGCGGTCATCCTGACAGCCTTGGCGCTCAAGCTGGAAGACGGCGGCGATCCGGACCGGGCGTTCTCCCTTGCAAAAGAAGCGCATGGTTTGGCGCTTGATCTTGTGCCGGCCGCTGTTGTCACTGCGCGCCTTGCGACCCGCCGCGGCGATATCCGCAAAGCGTCCAAGGTTCTGGAAGCAACCTGGCGCCTGTCGCCCCATGCCGAACTCGCCGAGGCTTATGCGCATGTGCGCACCGGCGATTCTGCGGTCGACCGCTTGAAACGCGTGAAAACGCTCTCCTCACAGCGGGCCAACACCCCGGAAGGGGCGATGGCCATTGCCAAGGCTGCCATGGAAGCGCGCGAATTTGATGAGGCGCGGGCACAGCTTAAAAAGGTGCTGCAGTCCGAGCCGACCCGGGCCGCATTTCTGTTGATGGCCGAATTGGAAGATGCGGAAACCGGCGACAAGGGCCGGATGCGCGATTGGCTGGCCCGTGCGGTCAAAGCGCCGCTCGACAAGGCCTGGATTGCCGACGGTATCGTGTCGGCCGAGTGGCATGCGGTTTCACCTTTGACCGGCAAGCTGGATGCCTTCCAGTGGGCGGTGCCGAGCGGTCTTCAGGAAGATGAAGGCGCGCTTTTGGAAGACAGCCTCTTTGAGGCGCCGGTCTTGCCGAGCCCTTCCGAGGCAACTAGTCCTGCAGCGTCACAAGAAACACCAGTGGACGTGACCCCGGTAAAAGAAACTGCGGCAGACGCGCCGAAAGTGGTTGAGCTGGAAGCTGAGCCAAAGACCGAAACGGCACCTGCCGAACAACCTGCTGAAAAAGATGCCCCGGCACCGAAGGCCGCTCCGGCATCGGCCGAAGCTGAGGTTGCCGCCAAAGAAGGTTATGAAGGCACAACGGACGATGTCCGGTTTGCACCGGCATTGAAAGACCTGCCCGACAGTCCTGCGGCCACTTCTAAACCCGCAACTCCGGCGCCTGCGGAACCGGCAAAAGACAGGGAAACAATGGAGAAAAAGCCGGATACCACGTCAGCCTCTCCTGAAAAGGCCAAGGAAACTCCGGTTGCCAAAGAACCTGCCGAGCCTGCTGCCAGCAAAGAAAAGACCGCTGCAACGGACGATCTGAACCGGCCCATTGAGTTTCCCTTGTCCCGTATGCCTGATGATCCGGGTACCGATGACAAGGATGGTGACGGAGAAGATAAACCGGCCCGGCCGCGCTTCTTCAACTAG
- a CDS encoding TRAP transporter large permease — translation MADAVLLGVGGLVVLIILIAIRIPIAYAMILVGGVGTMLLNGPALVFSQLKTLAYGQFSIYDLSVVPMFVLMGAIASKTGLSQALFRGANAWLGWLRGGTAMAAIAGCAGFGAVCGSSLATASTMGKVALPELRRYKYSGALATGTLAAGGVLGILIPPSVVLIIYAIIVEANIVTMFMAAFLPGFLAVILFLLTIAIYVAIKPEAGPKGGKPDRQEFIEATAGMIPVLFIFALVIGGIYFGFFNPTPAAAAGVFLVLIFGVAQRKLSKPDFVAALKETASTSGMIYLIILGAELLKIFMSRVRLPQETAAWIAGSGMEPMTVLILLLIALILLGCLMDSLSMILLVIPFFWPVLVEINGGLYQGADGAGYGMSTEDLKIWFGILALIVVELGLITPPVGMNVFVISSLARDTPMIETFKGVAPFFGAELVRVVLLVSFPALTLWLPRVLS, via the coding sequence ATGGCAGACGCTGTTCTTCTGGGCGTGGGCGGGCTCGTCGTTCTGATTATCCTGATCGCCATTCGCATTCCGATCGCCTATGCCATGATCCTGGTCGGCGGTGTCGGCACCATGTTGCTGAACGGCCCGGCCCTAGTCTTCAGCCAGCTGAAGACTTTGGCTTATGGCCAGTTTTCGATTTACGACCTGTCCGTTGTACCGATGTTTGTGCTGATGGGCGCGATCGCCTCTAAAACTGGGCTCAGCCAGGCCTTGTTCCGCGGAGCCAATGCCTGGCTTGGCTGGTTGCGCGGCGGCACCGCTATGGCCGCCATAGCCGGATGCGCAGGCTTTGGTGCTGTCTGTGGCTCGTCTCTGGCGACGGCCTCGACCATGGGCAAGGTCGCCCTGCCGGAATTGCGCCGCTACAAGTATTCCGGCGCGCTCGCGACCGGCACTTTGGCGGCGGGCGGTGTTTTGGGCATCCTCATCCCGCCCTCCGTCGTTCTGATCATTTATGCGATCATTGTGGAAGCCAACATCGTCACGATGTTCATGGCCGCGTTCTTGCCCGGCTTTCTGGCGGTGATCCTGTTCCTCTTGACCATCGCCATCTATGTCGCGATCAAACCGGAAGCCGGCCCCAAAGGCGGTAAACCGGACCGCCAAGAGTTCATCGAGGCGACGGCCGGCATGATCCCGGTCCTGTTTATCTTCGCGCTGGTGATCGGCGGGATTTACTTCGGCTTTTTCAATCCCACCCCTGCTGCGGCTGCAGGTGTGTTTTTGGTTCTCATTTTTGGCGTTGCGCAGCGCAAGTTGTCGAAACCTGACTTTGTCGCGGCGCTAAAAGAAACCGCATCAACGTCAGGCATGATCTATCTGATTATCCTGGGCGCGGAACTTTTAAAAATCTTCATGTCCCGGGTCCGCCTGCCACAGGAAACAGCCGCCTGGATTGCTGGGTCCGGCATGGAGCCGATGACGGTTCTGATCCTGTTGCTTATTGCGCTCATTCTGCTGGGCTGCCTGATGGACAGCCTGTCGATGATCCTGTTGGTGATCCCGTTCTTCTGGCCGGTTCTGGTGGAGATCAACGGCGGTCTCTACCAAGGTGCAGACGGTGCCGGCTATGGCATGAGCACCGAGGACCTGAAGATTTGGTTCGGGATCCTGGCGCTCATTGTGGTGGAGCTTGGGCTGATCACGCCGCCGGTGGGCATGAATGTCTTCGTGATATCTTCGCTTGCCCGCGACACACCGATGATCGAGACATTCAAGGGCGTTGCGCCGTTCTTCGGGGCCGAGCTCGTCCGTGTTGTGCTTCTGGTGAGTTTTCCGGCACTGACGCTCTGGCTGCCAAGAGTTTTGAGCTGA
- a CDS encoding COG4223 family protein has product MIAAVIGGVLVLGGGFGLYQAGLIKLTPEPDQQMTRALTAAQKKITELESQLSDFGTKLSGQDSSSAVSALENKLAGLEEKVADAANAGGSDAAAAVDALKKDVEALKSDLSSISTGTGEGAPVNLQPLQDRLASVEESIKSASSVDLGPIETRLSDLEGGSSAAASEAGKISGSVTALEGDVKSIETKLTELQTRLQNTEATAKAAQTAVSTSDVSLKTLADSQARATETLSSLSSDIQSVGAANTAALEDVRAELDALSKRLAQVESTMGDATARETAARALSVSALKSAVDSGRPYETELAAVKAGLPAGMDISALESHAKTGVEPVSVLIAQFPNVARSVYQTFSEPEESGDVLESFLASARSLVAVRGPGNTDGTGPDAVLRRMENAVSKGDLSAAIAASKELPDAGQKAAADWTARAQARVEVDALTEKASQEVLNALSGKS; this is encoded by the coding sequence TTGATTGCCGCAGTCATCGGCGGGGTCTTGGTGCTCGGTGGCGGTTTTGGCCTCTATCAGGCCGGATTGATCAAGCTGACACCAGAGCCGGATCAGCAGATGACGCGCGCACTGACAGCAGCGCAGAAAAAGATCACTGAGCTGGAAAGCCAACTTAGCGACTTTGGTACCAAATTGTCCGGTCAGGATAGCAGCAGTGCAGTATCAGCGCTTGAAAACAAGTTGGCAGGCCTAGAGGAAAAGGTTGCTGACGCGGCCAACGCGGGCGGTAGCGACGCTGCCGCAGCAGTCGATGCCTTGAAGAAAGACGTTGAAGCTCTCAAATCCGATCTGTCTTCTATCAGCACTGGGACAGGTGAGGGAGCTCCGGTCAATCTGCAGCCGTTGCAAGACCGCCTTGCAAGCGTTGAGGAGTCCATCAAATCGGCCTCATCGGTTGATCTTGGGCCGATTGAGACCCGTTTGAGTGACTTGGAGGGCGGGTCCAGTGCAGCCGCGTCAGAGGCTGGCAAGATTTCAGGATCAGTCACCGCGCTTGAAGGTGACGTCAAATCCATTGAAACCAAACTGACGGAATTGCAGACCAGGCTACAAAACACCGAAGCAACCGCCAAGGCTGCCCAGACAGCCGTGTCCACGTCCGATGTTTCGCTCAAAACTCTGGCCGACAGCCAGGCTCGCGCCACGGAAACGCTGTCGAGCCTGTCTTCAGACATTCAGTCGGTTGGGGCCGCGAATACGGCCGCTCTTGAAGATGTCCGTGCAGAACTCGACGCTTTGTCCAAGCGGCTGGCGCAAGTGGAATCGACCATGGGCGATGCGACGGCCCGGGAAACCGCAGCCCGTGCGCTGTCTGTCTCTGCTTTGAAATCAGCTGTCGATTCCGGCAGGCCGTATGAAACCGAACTGGCTGCGGTCAAGGCGGGTCTCCCAGCTGGAATGGATATCTCCGCCCTGGAAAGCCACGCCAAAACTGGTGTCGAACCGGTATCTGTTCTGATTGCGCAATTCCCGAATGTGGCGCGCTCTGTCTATCAGACATTTTCTGAGCCGGAAGAATCAGGGGATGTTCTGGAGAGTTTTCTGGCAAGCGCCCGCTCGTTGGTTGCGGTTCGCGGACCGGGCAATACGGATGGAACCGGTCCGGATGCGGTTCTGCGCCGGATGGAAAATGCCGTTTCCAAAGGCGATCTGAGCGCAGCGATCGCAGCCTCCAAGGAGCTGCCGGATGCCGGACAAAAAGCTGCGGCTGATTGGACGGCCCGGGCGCAAGCGCGTGTAGAAGTCGATGCATTGACGGAAAAGGCCTCTCAGGAAGTTCTGAACGCCTTGTCCGGGAAAAGTTAA
- a CDS encoding TRAP transporter small permease, whose protein sequence is MPANDMKGGPGFAGIAIQIITYWALAGGLVLLLVVAVNMASIIGAMFGKPFPGDFELTEMGVAIAVFAFLPYCQLTGANVSADIFTAGASKRLIAFFTLLGSLTALGFACLLIWRMYYGMLDQKEYGYTTTILQIPHWMAFVPILVSLALLALAALVTLMRDTSALSKG, encoded by the coding sequence ATGCCGGCAAATGATATGAAAGGTGGTCCCGGCTTTGCCGGGATTGCCATCCAGATCATCACCTATTGGGCTCTGGCCGGCGGCCTTGTTCTGCTGCTCGTTGTCGCCGTGAACATGGCCTCGATTATTGGAGCAATGTTCGGCAAGCCGTTCCCAGGTGATTTTGAATTGACCGAAATGGGCGTTGCGATTGCCGTGTTTGCCTTCCTGCCCTACTGCCAGCTGACAGGCGCAAATGTGTCAGCCGATATCTTCACAGCTGGAGCCTCGAAGCGGTTGATTGCCTTTTTCACCCTGCTCGGCTCGCTGACCGCCCTTGGTTTTGCCTGCCTTCTCATTTGGCGCATGTACTACGGCATGCTCGATCAGAAGGAATACGGCTACACTACAACGATCCTGCAAATACCGCATTGGATGGCGTTCGTTCCGATCCTTGTTTCCCTGGCTTTGCTTGCTTTGGCAGCGCTGGTCACCTTGATGCGCGACACGTCGGCTCTGTCGAAAGGATAA
- a CDS encoding 3-keto-5-aminohexanoate cleavage protein, translating to MTKPCIICVAITGSVPTQKDNPAVPITVAEQLESTQEAFEAGASICHAHVRNDDQTPSSDPEKFARLKEGLEKFCPGMIIQFSTGGRSGAGKARGGMLPLEPDMASLSVGSNNFPTRVYENPPDLVDWLASEMREHHVKPEIEAFDLSHIHQAAAMNKDGRIPGRLYVQFVMGVKNAMPVDKDVFDYYIKTVQRLAPDADWCAAGIGRNQLMVNEWSIAAGGHTRTGLEDNIRLDKDTLAPSNAALVKRAVDLCEKYERPVANWQTAREILDIPLKAA from the coding sequence ATGACCAAACCTTGCATTATTTGCGTTGCCATCACCGGCTCAGTACCGACCCAAAAAGACAATCCGGCTGTGCCGATCACAGTTGCCGAACAGCTGGAAAGCACGCAAGAGGCCTTTGAGGCCGGCGCTTCGATCTGCCATGCCCATGTGCGCAACGATGATCAGACCCCCTCTTCCGATCCGGAAAAGTTCGCCCGGTTGAAAGAGGGGCTGGAGAAATTCTGTCCTGGCATGATCATTCAATTCTCGACTGGCGGCCGCTCCGGAGCAGGGAAAGCCCGTGGCGGCATGCTGCCGCTGGAACCGGATATGGCCTCGCTCTCAGTTGGGTCGAATAATTTTCCGACTCGGGTTTATGAAAACCCGCCCGATCTGGTGGATTGGCTTGCCAGCGAAATGCGCGAGCACCACGTCAAACCGGAAATCGAGGCCTTTGATCTCAGCCATATCCATCAGGCGGCAGCGATGAATAAGGATGGCCGCATTCCCGGCAGGCTCTATGTCCAGTTCGTCATGGGTGTGAAGAATGCGATGCCCGTCGATAAGGATGTCTTTGATTATTACATCAAGACCGTGCAACGGCTGGCCCCGGACGCGGATTGGTGTGCCGCCGGCATCGGGCGCAATCAGTTGATGGTCAATGAATGGTCGATTGCCGCCGGTGGGCACACAAGAACCGGTTTGGAAGACAATATCCGGCTCGACAAGGACACCCTTGCCCCGTCCAATGCAGCGCTGGTGAAGCGGGCCGTAGACCTTTGCGAGAAGTACGAGCGGCCGGTGGCGAACTGGCAGACAGCCCGTGAGATTCTGGACATCCCGTTAAAGGCTGCTTGA